ATTTTTTAAATACTTTAGCAGATACAAAACATTACAAGAGTTCAAAAAAAATCATAGAAGCATAAGTGATTTTTTTGTTGCAGAAGATGGATATCTACAAGAAGATATAGGTGGAGTAAACTGGATTAAGTATGTAGTTAAAAACCCAAAAGAGACTCATAAAATTAAACTTGATATATTTGGCAAAGTATATTGCTTTAGCGTTGGAGCAGCTAAACTTTTAAGTACAAGCGAGCACTACTCTGTAATTTTAAGTGATATTACTGAACAAGAGATATACAAAAAAGAGCTAGAGCTTTTAAGCATTACTGATGAGTTAACTAATACTGGAAATCGTAGATATTTTGAGAGAAAACTAAAAGAAGAGATAAGCCGTGCTAGTAGATATAATTATCCGTTTTCTCTTGTAATGTTTGATATAGACCACTTTAAAGTAGTAAATGATAAGTATGGTCACGCTATAGGCGATGAGGTTTTAAAGGAGTACTCAAAACTTGTTAATTCTAACTTGCGTGAAGCAGATGTGTTGTGTAGAGTTGGCGGGGAAGAGTTTATGATTATACTTCCATATACCTCAAAAGATGCGGCTAAAGAGATAGCACAAAAATTAAGAGTAGCTATAGAGTCACATAAAAAAGTCATCTCTATTACAATGAGCTTTGGAGTAGTTGAGTTTGAAGAGGGTGATGATTTTGAGTCCATCTATAAGAGAGTTGATGATGCTCTTTATAGTGCAAAGCGAAATGGTAGAAATATGGTTGTAGTTCAGTGAGTTTATACTACGAAAATGAGATAAAAGCTCTGAAGAAGAGTTCAAGATATAGGCAAAGAGAGCTAGTAGATAACTCTCTTGCAGATTTTGCGTCTAACGACTATTTAGGGCTCTCTTGCAACAAAGTCTTGCATGAAAAAACCTGTAAAGAGATTTCAAAACTTCCACAAAACAGCTCAAAAGCCTCACTTTTGGTAAATGGTTATCATAAGATCCACAAAAATTTTGAAGATATATTAAAAGAGCTAAATGGCTTTGAAGATGCGGTAGTTTTAGGGAGTGGTTTTAGCGCAAATATTGCACTTATAGATGCTCTTGTGAGAAAAGGCGATGAACTTTTTATGGACGAACTCTATCACGCTTCTGGGGTCTTGGCATCTCAGATAGGCAACAAAAGAGTGAAATTTTTTAAGCATAATGATATAGAAGAGTTAGAAGAGATGCTACTTGCATCTAATGCTAAGAGGAAAATAGTAGCAGTTGAGGGCATCTACTCTATGGATGGCGATTTGGTAAAAAAAGAGATTTTTACAATTTGCGATAAACATGATGCTATTGTTATTGTTGATGAGGCTCATAGTAGTGGAGTAGTTGGCGAAAATCTTATGGGTGTTTATGATTTGTATGATATTAAAATCAGACCAAACCACATAAAGATGGGAACTTTGGGTAAAGCATATGGAAGTTTTGGTGCTTATATTTTATCTTCAATACACATTATAGACTATCTTATAAATCGTGCAAGACCAATCATCTATGCCACTTCACTCTCTCTCTACGACACACTTTTAGCCCACAACGCTCTAAGATATATAAGAGATAACAAAGAGAGTTTAAAAGAGAAAATAGAGCTTAACAAAAGCATAATAGAGCAAGATTTAGGCATAAAAACAGAGAGCTTGATAGTTCCAATAACTATAGGTGATAATGCAGAGGTTATAAAGATAAAAGAGGAGCTAAAAAGGAGCGGATATGCAGTAGGTGCCATCAGACAACCAACTGTAAAGAGTGCTATTATAAGGCTAATAGCGAGACTTGGCGGTAGTGAAGGTGAGCTAAGAGAGTTATGCAGACTAATAGCCTTAAAGAGAGAGGTTTAGTCTTTTGAGAGTAAGTGAAGTGTTACTAGAAATTAGATAGAATAGCACAATGAAAATATCCAAGTTGCAGATTAGCCTCAAAGAGAAAATTTTAGTAGATATAAACTTTAGCATCTCATCATCTTTAGCACTTGTTGGACAGAGTGGTAGCGGAAAGAGTTTGACACTTAAAGCACTTCTGGGGATGCTCCCATCTTCAATGGAATCCATCATAGAGTCAGATGCTGCATTTGAACTAAAAGGTGGCAGAGATATCTCTTTTGTTCCTCAAAATCCTTTTACAGCCCTCTCTCCACTGACAAAGATAAAAAAACAGTTTTTTGTGGATGATGGCAGGATAAAAGAGCTTTTTTCTCAGGTTGATTTAGATGAGAGTTTGCTTGAGAGATTTGCACCTGAACTCTCTGGTGGGCAGCTTCAAAGAGTAGTAATCGCTATGGCA
This genomic stretch from Sulfurimonas hongkongensis harbors:
- a CDS encoding aminotransferase class I/II-fold pyridoxal phosphate-dependent enzyme, which codes for MSLYYENEIKALKKSSRYRQRELVDNSLADFASNDYLGLSCNKVLHEKTCKEISKLPQNSSKASLLVNGYHKIHKNFEDILKELNGFEDAVVLGSGFSANIALIDALVRKGDELFMDELYHASGVLASQIGNKRVKFFKHNDIEELEEMLLASNAKRKIVAVEGIYSMDGDLVKKEIFTICDKHDAIVIVDEAHSSGVVGENLMGVYDLYDIKIRPNHIKMGTLGKAYGSFGAYILSSIHIIDYLINRARPIIYATSLSLYDTLLAHNALRYIRDNKESLKEKIELNKSIIEQDLGIKTESLIVPITIGDNAEVIKIKEELKRSGYAVGAIRQPTVKSAIIRLIARLGGSEGELRELCRLIALKREV
- a CDS encoding dipeptide/oligopeptide/nickel ABC transporter ATP-binding protein gives rise to the protein MKISKLQISLKEKILVDINFSISSSLALVGQSGSGKSLTLKALLGMLPSSMESIIESDAAFELKGGRDISFVPQNPFTALSPLTKIKKQFFVDDGRIKELFSQVDLDESLLERFAPELSGGQLQRVVIAMALEREPKLILLDEPTTALDPKTRVLILDLLRDLQKEHGFKMLFVTHDMNSAKVICDEICVIKDGRVVESSDMKTLLASPQQKYTKTLIDANFANRDFRR